Proteins encoded together in one Impatiens glandulifera chromosome 1, dImpGla2.1, whole genome shotgun sequence window:
- the LOC124922817 gene encoding uncharacterized protein LOC124922817 isoform X1 — protein MVRYLYTLKTNLTNELVAQVIDKDVEVGADSSEFLLIGFSIPGKRSLTRLLLMRLLLCTADWNLGFEITLEEHMGVHVGSIDEEDVEQGIAHMIEHVAFLGSKKREKLLGTGARSYAYTDLHHTVFNIHSLTRTEVCGLSI, from the exons ATGGtaagatatttatatacattaaaaacCAATTTAACGAATGAATTGGTCGCACAAGTAATTGATAAAGATGTGGAAGTTGGGGCAGATAGTAGTGAGTTCCTGTTAATTGGATTTTCCATTCCCGGGAAAAGAAGCCTGACAAGGCTTTTGTTGATG CGGTTGCTTCTTTGCACGGCTGATTGGAACTTAGGTTTTGAGATCACG CTTGAAGAACACATGGGAGTTCATGTTGGGTCtattgatgaagaagatgttgaGCAAGGAATTGCACATATGATTGAACATGTTGCATTCCTTGGGAGTAAAAAGCGTGAGAAACTCCTTGGAACTGGGGCACGCTCATATGCCTACACAGATTTACATCATACCGTGTTTAACATACACTCTCTAACAAGGACAGAGGTTTGTGGTCTTTCCATCTGA
- the LOC124922817 gene encoding stromal processing peptidase, chloroplastic-like isoform X2 — MVRYLYTLKTNLTNELVAQVIDKDVEVGADSSEFLLIGFSIPGKRSLTRLLLMLEEHMGVHVGSIDEEDVEQGIAHMIEHVAFLGSKKREKLLGTGARSYAYTDLHHTVFNIHSLTRTEVCGLSI, encoded by the exons ATGGtaagatatttatatacattaaaaacCAATTTAACGAATGAATTGGTCGCACAAGTAATTGATAAAGATGTGGAAGTTGGGGCAGATAGTAGTGAGTTCCTGTTAATTGGATTTTCCATTCCCGGGAAAAGAAGCCTGACAAGGCTTTTGTTGATG CTTGAAGAACACATGGGAGTTCATGTTGGGTCtattgatgaagaagatgttgaGCAAGGAATTGCACATATGATTGAACATGTTGCATTCCTTGGGAGTAAAAAGCGTGAGAAACTCCTTGGAACTGGGGCACGCTCATATGCCTACACAGATTTACATCATACCGTGTTTAACATACACTCTCTAACAAGGACAGAGGTTTGTGGTCTTTCCATCTGA